AGAAGCCCATCACACGAACTACCAGCTCCACTTTCTCACCGCGACCCATTGGGCGCCCTTCGCTCGCCCGCATCTCACGCAATTTTGGGAGTAAATCGTTAAGGTACATGCTGGTCACTTGGTGACCGTTGTCGGTGGAGCCCTCGCTTCGGAAACCGCGATCGCCACCCTTCAGTCCTCTGTTACCAGCCGTATACGTATTCAGGATACGTTTTCCCTCGTAGGTGTAGGCAACCGCATATGTGTTACGTCGCCGCGAAACAAGGTAGAGGAAAACCATGTCACTGGTATACCTCGGCATTTCCCCCCACATGTCAAGTTGGCTGTAATCTACTGGTCCCTGCGTCATTTCACTGTTTTTTACGAGAGAATAACCAAAACGAGTCTTGAAATAGTCTCCCCCAAGGACGCGGGGAGGAGGCACGGCTCCATCATTGCTGAATGCATGTTCACTTGTCTCTTCAGGGCAACTGCGAGCCTTCATGCgatgctcctcctccttttcatacCACATACGCTCATTGAAGACGCGCTGGTGCTGCATCACATCATTCTCTGCGAGCTGCCGCATCTCCTCCCTGATCGACTCCTCGCTGCTTCGTGCTGACATATTCCGCCAATCCATCTGTGGAAGCTGCGGGGAAATAAAGGAATGAGCCTGGCCGGAAGCGTTATCAACATCTTGCTGCGTCAGTCGGTCATTAGTAGACCGAATCAGAAAATGGTTGAAATACTGTTGGCCGCCTTGTTGTGGTTTCAAAAGCATAGGAACACGACGGTACTTGTCAGGGAACATGCCAGCCCGTGGTCGGGGTTTTCCCCGACGTAAGAAGGTGACTGATTTCTGCATCATTTCTGTATTGCAGTAAACGGATGCTAACCTCTACCACAACAGTGCACAAGAAAATTGTTTACATATTTATTCAACAACCGAgatgagggaagggaaaagagtgTGGTTGAGTTAGACAAGGTTGAAAAATACAGAACACAAGTGCAAACAGCAAATTCGAACACAACCAATTTGTCAGTCAAAGAGGAATTGGAGAAAAGCACATTTATACAGGCTTCCGCAAACTTCACATATACAGAAATTAACGtcagccccccccccttcgcCCCTTGGCTCCCTTGAAACTACCATATTCTCAACGAACGAGGTTCCCCTCACTAACTGGAGGAAATAAACTAAACACCGCGCAGTTGGTATTTGCCACCCATCTGCAGAATAACGCCAGCCTCATTCAGCTGGTAAACCATAGCATTCGCATCTCGACAGCCCGCTTCTTCACATGCGGCGAGCACTGTGCGGTGCGACAGGGCATTCACGCCCGTACGACATACCTCACCCTTGAGGGCATCAAGTATCTTCTCACGCTGAGTCATTTTTTTAGCAGCAGCACCTGTGCACGTAGGCTGCCTACGACCAAAATTATGAGAACCAAAACATCGCTTCATTAGTTCCACCGCATATCTGGCATCTTCAGCAGTAACTTCGTGACGCAATTCGACCTTTGCGCGAGCCTCCGAGACTCGAATGAGTGCTTGAAGGAAGCGCGGAGTGACGGCCAACTCACCCATTGCAGCTTCAGCACGGCGCTGTAGGTAGTATGCTTTAAGAACATCACATGCCTCCTGTCGGAGCGAGGGATGGCAGTTATGTCGACAAAAAGCTATAAAGCGCTGAACCGTCTCAAGCGGAAGTGGGGGGCCACTAGTTTTTGCCACCGTACGGGATCCACCACCTTTTACGCACCGGTGCAACTGCAACACGTGATCCGAAAGAGAGCGGGAAGCGTCAGCCGACGGGCTCCGCATGCAAATCACAATGTCAAAGCGCGTAAATAGCGCAGGAGACAGGTTAAGGTTTGCTGGTATGGACTTTGTATCATCGAAGCGCCCCCCTATGGGGTTTCCCGCGGTGAGAATCGCCGTATGCACAGGCACCGAAAATACCATACCAGCCTTAGCCATCGAAACAGACTCCTGTTCCATGACCTCAAGAAGGGCATTATGCTCAGGAACCCCTTTGTCAATCTCGTCAATGCATGTTATGCCGCCGTCGCCGTGCACAACAGCACCCGCCTCAAACGAGGTTTCACCGGTTGTGGGGTCCCTCGACAGCGTTAAGGTCAAACCACACGACGAAGAAGTATGAGCACAGACGAAGGAACTGCGTGGGGCGACAGTGCAGGCCGCACGCAGCAATTGCGACTTGCCGAGACCGGGATCCCCCACAATTAGCAAATGTATGTTGCTGCGGGTGCGCTTCTTCATCGCAGTGCCTCCCACCACAGCCAGTATAATCGCCTCTTTCACATGTTCAAGCCCAAAAATAGATGGTGCAAGTGAGCCGCACAGCATGGAGAACCATTGCGGGTTGCGGACCATTTCGTAAAAACGCCCACTCTCCTCCAACGAGTCTATCGTCTGCATGGGCCCTCGAACGGCGCTGTGCCGGCTGTTCTCGACAAAGCAGGCCCGAACAGCAATTTGCTGCGTAGCATTCGTCCGTCCTTCCCCACGTCTTGCACACAGAACGCCGCAAACAACAACGTGCTCACCGACTGTTGCTATATTTATCCAGATACCACGTAAATCAACAACAATCATATTGTGTATGCCACTACTCACAGTGGATCCATCGTAAGACTCAGTCTGTTCCTGTACCTTTAGCAACTGCACCTCCTCGCACTCACCCCGCTCCAGCAATGGAGCCCAATTGTAACCGCGACATCGACCACTGCAACGGCCAGGATAAACCAAGACCCCATCCTCCGTTGGCGCCTTGACAACTGCTGCACACAAGTTACACCTGTATGTCATCTCAATGCAGGTTACTCGTGGGGGGCTCATTCGCACAACAGTGCCGCGCACAGTTACCAGCTTCCCAAGCAACGAGGCTCCTAAAGTATCAAAAGGCGTCGCGCAGCCGTCATCGCCAATTACAATGCACAGCAACCGCCATGAACCCAACTCGCCTATTTGACGGTTCTTCTGATGTTGCTGGAAATAAAGCACAGCTTTAAAGAACTCCAGTAATGGGATGACAAGCCGGGGTTGCCCTACAACGGCATTTCGCATTGGCGTCTCCATCATGTCAATGCGCAGATCAACGGTGAAGGTAAAGATTGCGAGCTTCAAACAGGGCATGTGTTCTTTGGAGGCGGAGGACGAACGTATTTGTAACGGGGCAAGAAACCCCGCAAAAAGACGCCACATTTCACCAACAGCGTCCTCATCGTACGATAAGGGCGCCAGGTGTGAGCAATGAACGGCCCAAAGCACCTTTACCGCTTCCTGTGGAACGCCATTCATCGACATCCCTTCTACATCAGAAAATGATTTGGTTGGTATTTGATATATGTGTTGTACATATCTGCATGCAGGtgcgtgtttttttaatatgcCCACGCAAACAACAGAGAGGTAACTAGCGGTACAACACTACGCCGCAAACTCCGCGTAGGCACGTAACAATTATGAAGAAACTTTTAGCTTTTTGACAGTACCACGCAGTAGTGGTATTGGAAACAAAACCCTCCCAAAACGCCTCTTCTCACGCAACCCAGACCCGCCACAAAACACACTGCAGGCCACCACACAAAGCGCGACGTTAAAAGCTCAGAGAAGATCCTTCTCCTTTAGAAGCTTAGTCAGTTGGCCACTGAGAAGCATACCCTTACAAACATCATAGCCACCAACGAGGTCACCGTCAATGTACAACTGAGGGTACGTTGGCCAGTCGCTATATATCTTCAGTCCCTCGCACACCTCATCGTCCTCCAGAATGTTGTAAAAGCTATACTTCACGCCTAGTTGATGCATCATATCCACCATTTTCACCGTAAACCCGCAGCGAGGCTCCTGGGGCGTGCCCGTAAGGAAAATGACAATCCGATCCTCAGCGATAATCCTGCGTATTGCCGCCGCAAGTTCAGGT
This region of Trypanosoma brucei gambiense DAL972 chromosome 10, complete sequence genomic DNA includes:
- a CDS encoding minichromosome maintenance (MCM) complex subunit,putative, which codes for MSMNGVPQEAVKVLWAVHCSHLAPLSYDEDAVGEMWRLFAGFLAPLQIRSSSASKEHMPCLKLAIFTFTVDLRIDMMETPMRNAVVGQPRLVIPLLEFFKAVLYFQQHQKNRQIGELGSWRLLCIVIGDDGCATPFDTLGASLLGKLVTVRGTVVRMSPPRVTCIEMTYRCNLCAAVVKAPTEDGVLVYPGRCSGRCRGYNWAPLLERGECEEVQLLKVQEQTESYDGSTVSSGIHNMIVVDLRGIWINIATVGEHVVVCGVLCARRGEGRTNATQQIAVRACFVENSRHSAVRGPMQTIDSLEESGRFYEMVRNPQWFSMLCGSLAPSIFGLEHVKEAIILAVVGGTAMKKRTRSNIHLLIVGDPGLGKSQLLRAACTVAPRSSFVCAHTSSSCGLTLTLSRDPTTGETSFEAGAVVHGDGGITCIDEIDKGVPEHNALLEVMEQESVSMAKAGMVFSVPVHTAILTAGNPIGGRFDDTKSIPANLNLSPALFTRFDIVICMRSPSADASRSLSDHVLQLHRCVKGGGSRTVAKTSGPPLPLETVQRFIAFCRHNCHPSLRQEACDVLKAYYLQRRAEAAMGELAVTPRFLQALIRVSEARAKVELRHEVTAEDARYAVELMKRCFGSHNFGRRQPTCTGAAAKKMTQREKILDALKGEVCRTGVNALSHRTVLAACEEAGCRDANAMVYQLNEAGVILQMGGKYQLRGV
- a CDS encoding monothiol glutaredoxin, putative; translation: MLRRIFASSPAFLRCTLPNRAPDQVKPELAAAIRRIIAEDRIVIFLTGTPQEPRCGFTVKMVDMMHQLGVKYSFYNILEDDEVCEGLKIYSDWPTYPQLYIDGDLVGGYDVCKGMLLSGQLTKLLKEKDLL